The DNA segment GGCGACGCATCGTCGTGCAGTGCCCTCGCTTCGCCCACGATTGTGAAGAAAAGGGGCTGCGCTATTCGAACGTCATGCCGCCGGCCGCGGACGCGACGTCGGGCATGGGGCGAAGCTGGCAGAGCACACTGCGGGCCGACACGCCCGCCGCTGCCGAGGAGCGCTTGCACGGCTTGGGTTACTCCTGGCAATGGCTGCCCGACGGTTCCCTTCGCGCGACCACGCCACGATTGCCTGCGGTGCGCGATTTGACGAATGGTCGAAAGTCGTTCTTCAACCAGTTGATTGCCGCATATCACGGCTGGCGCGATACGCGCAACGACCCGGCGAAGGCGATCACACACGGCGATGGCACGCCTTTGGACGCGGCGGCTGTGGCCAAGGTAGCCGAGTTGGCCGAGGACTTGATCTTCGACGTGCCGTGGCAGACCGGTGATGTGGCGCTTGTCGATAACTTCGTGACCATGCACGGCCGACGACCATTTACCGGCACGCGCAAGGTGTTGGCGTCACTGGTAGCGATCGATTAAGAGCGTCTCCCCTCGCAAAACGTCTCCCGTCGCAAAACCCTCTCCCTCGCAGGGAGAG comes from the Pirellulales bacterium genome and includes:
- a CDS encoding TauD/TfdA family dioxygenase — its product is MSTKMVERTLEVATVAIAGQQTHDGEAFPLVLACTDGGAPLDEAVTWVTNQRDALLAYAATHGAILFRGFPVASAGDFDRFVAAFHLPNFPYDESLSNAVRVNRTPRVFTANEAPAAVTIFLHHEMAQTPIFPSRLFFFCEQAAASGGATPLCRSDVLWRRIVVQCPRFAHDCEEKGLRYSNVMPPAADATSGMGRSWQSTLRADTPAAAEERLHGLGYSWQWLPDGSLRATTPRLPAVRDLTNGRKSFFNQLIAAYHGWRDTRNDPAKAITHGDGTPLDAAAVAKVAELAEDLIFDVPWQTGDVALVDNFVTMHGRRPFTGTRKVLASLVAID